In Synechocystis sp. PCC 6714, the following are encoded in one genomic region:
- a CDS encoding TRAP transporter small permease subunit, protein MDKLLKIAQLIDRCLAGIGKFTAWLVLAMVLIGGWNVVGRYLGRLVGQNLASNGLLEAQWYLFDLVFLLGAAYTLQTNDHVRVDIFYKSLGDRQRAWVNLLGTCLFLFPFCGLVIFYSWESVLNSWHIWETSPDPGGLPRYPIKTMIIVGFVLLIFQGIAEVIKNLAIAIGYAETEVRD, encoded by the coding sequence GTGGACAAATTATTGAAAATTGCCCAGCTCATTGATCGATGTTTAGCTGGAATTGGTAAATTTACCGCCTGGCTAGTACTGGCAATGGTACTAATTGGCGGTTGGAATGTGGTGGGGCGTTATCTGGGACGATTGGTGGGACAAAATTTAGCGTCCAATGGTCTGCTGGAGGCCCAATGGTATTTGTTTGATTTGGTTTTTCTCCTCGGTGCCGCCTACACCCTCCAAACCAATGACCATGTGCGGGTAGATATTTTCTACAAATCCCTCGGCGATCGCCAGCGGGCCTGGGTTAATTTACTGGGCACTTGTTTATTTTTATTTCCCTTTTGTGGACTGGTGATTTTTTACTCCTGGGAATCGGTGCTTAATTCCTGGCACATTTGGGAAACTTCTCCTGATCCGGGCGGTTTGCCCCGTTACCCAATCAAAACAATGATTATTGTTGGCTTTGTTCTACTCATTTTCCAAGGTATTGCGGAAGTAATTAAAAATCTGGCGATCGCCATTGGCTACGCAGAAACAGAGGTGAGGGATTAA